From one Arenicella chitinivorans genomic stretch:
- a CDS encoding alpha/beta hydrolase, translated as MSNESNTIEIQHGNGNVKHAVIWLHGLGATADDFPPVVPELGLTDQPAIRFVFPQAPVRPITINGGMPMPGWYDIKGMDIKDKQDAVGMAESQATLDGLIQAQIDAGVPSENIIVAGFSQGGAVAYFTAIRSQYRLGGILALSTYLPFMEQSEAEQSGENLNTPIFASHGTSDPVVPLALGAGSVTHLQALGYQVEWHEYPMEHNVILPQIRAIGAWINRVFSD; from the coding sequence ATGAGTAACGAATCAAACACAATCGAAATTCAACATGGCAACGGTAATGTAAAGCACGCGGTCATCTGGTTACATGGTCTGGGCGCCACAGCAGATGATTTTCCACCGGTGGTGCCTGAGCTGGGATTGACAGATCAACCCGCGATACGGTTTGTGTTTCCGCAGGCCCCTGTGCGGCCCATCACCATCAATGGTGGCATGCCGATGCCGGGCTGGTACGATATCAAAGGAATGGACATCAAAGATAAACAGGACGCGGTCGGCATGGCAGAGTCGCAAGCCACGCTTGATGGATTGATTCAGGCGCAAATTGACGCCGGCGTTCCGAGTGAGAATATTATTGTTGCCGGGTTTTCACAGGGTGGCGCGGTCGCGTATTTTACCGCTATCCGCAGCCAGTACAGACTCGGCGGCATTCTGGCATTGTCGACCTACTTGCCGTTTATGGAGCAATCCGAGGCCGAGCAATCTGGTGAAAATCTCAATACGCCAATCTTTGCCAGTCACGGTACGAGTGACCCGGTGGTGCCATTGGCGCTGGGAGCTGGCAGCGTGACACACTTGCAAGCCTTGGGATATCAGGTTGAGTGGCATGAGTACCCCATGGAGCATAATGTAATTCTGCCGCAGATCCGAGCTATTGGTGCTTGGATTAATCGCGTATTCAGCGACTGA